Genomic DNA from Candidatus Nanopelagicales bacterium:
CCTGCTGAAGTCACCGCACCGTCGGCAGCGCTGACCGTGAGGAAGGCGTCCGGGACGGATGAGCTCTCAGTTTGGGTAGCTGACGCCGGTGGAGTTGCGGCCGGGAATTCGTCTCCGGGATCACTCGACACCGCGGTCGACGCCGAATCCCATCATGAGGTCACCGATCGAGCGGCTTGGTTGAGCGTCACCTTTTTGATGATCGCCTTGGTGGGAGTCGTCGGGTTGGCCAAGGCTGTGTCGCCATCCATCGAAGGGCTCGTCCGTGACGCTGGCTTGCCGTTGTCGTTCGTCGGGGTCGTGATTGCGTTTCTGGTGCTCCTGCCGGAGGGGATCGCGGCCGCCCGCGCTGCCCGCGGTGGCCATATGCAGACGAGTTTCAACTTGGCCTACGGCTCGGCGGTGGCCAGCATTGGGCTGACAATTCCCGCGATAGCAGTTGCGTCCATTTGGATGACACAACCGCTGGAGCTAGGACTCAGCGCTGTCGAGATGGTGCTACTCGGACTGACAGTGGTGATCGGGGTTCTCACCGTCACGCCGGGCCGGGCAACGCTGCTGCAAGGCGGGGTACATCTGGCCGTGTTTGCCGGCTTCCTCGTGCTGGCCATGAGTCCGTGACCTAGGGCTCGGGGACCTCTTCATGCTCGTAGACAACCTCGGGCGGGCCGACAATGTAGGGGTCCGGTGTGCCCACGATCTTGCTGTCCTTGCCGGGATAGTCCAAGTTGTAGAGCACCCAGCGAATCGCCTCTATGCGGCCCCGCTTCTTGTCGTTGCTGCGGACGACCGTCCACGGTGCGAAGGAGGTGTCGGTATGTTCGATCATGGAACTCTTGGCTTCGGTGTATTCGTCCCAAAGATCCAGTGACGCCAAGTCCATTGGGCTCAACTTCCACTGGCGCACTGGGTCAATGCGACGAATCGTGAACCTGGTGACCTGCTCCTTGCGTCCCACCGAGAACCAGAACTTGAACATGGTGATGCCGCTGGTGGTCAGCATCGACTCGAACTCGGGGGCCTGTCGCATGAACTCGCGGTATTCCTCGTCAGTGCAGAAGCCCATGACCCGCTCAACGCCGGCGCGGTTGTACCAAGAGCGATCGAACAGAACGATCTCACCGGCGCTGGGCAGGTGCTTGATGTAGCGCTGGAAGTACCACTGAGTGCTCTCCTCAGCGGTGGGCTTGTTCAGAGCGACTACGCGCGCGCCA
This window encodes:
- the ppk2 gene encoding polyphosphate kinase 2 is translated as MDLSDIIASLQDLSDDELKLRGLSVEGTLDEMDDPVLLGPDGAPVDTWRDGYPYSERMSRHEYEVTKRLLQIELLKVQSWVNETGRRIVMVFEGRDAAGKGGTIKRFMEHLNPRGARVVALNKPTAEESTQWYFQRYIKHLPSAGEIVLFDRSWYNRAGVERVMGFCTDEEYREFMRQAPEFESMLTTSGITMFKFWFSVGRKEQVTRFTIRRIDPVRQWKLSPMDLASLDLWDEYTEAKSSMIEHTDTSFAPWTVVRSNDKKRGRIEAIRWVLYNLDYPGKDSKIVGTPDPYIVGPPEVVYEHEEVPEP